A stretch of the Xylocopa sonorina isolate GNS202 chromosome 12, iyXylSono1_principal, whole genome shotgun sequence genome encodes the following:
- the LOC143429729 gene encoding tubulin epsilon chain: MSQFITVQVGQCGNQIGSTFWPLALHEYGIQTTNTGMNLLRTQRKHIENISDLSDSFDSFLFVPDNSQNLCFKDMIDLKEAKVKARAVLIDMEDSVIGGLMKGPVRDLFDRECIVTNHPGSGNNWAVGYYNHGVEYCEKLEDTIRRTVEKCSKLHGFLIVHSLGGGTGSGLGTAVLKLLADNYPTIDRLVSCVYPTVMQDVVTAPYNALLATRELIDYATCVFPIENESLLDMCDTQLKKKGNADQIKYNIRCKPFQDMNSIVANMLLHLTSGSRFPGSLNMDMNEIAGNLVAYPKLHYVFNSVSPLALTAPIMYSTQGRKLLDEIFTNAWSRNNQSIKVDPLKPDSTILSGAHIVRGNCSINDLKRNIERFRKKVTFTAWSNQAMKVGLCSVPPAGHSTSLLCLLNSSSMSLLFNNVVKQFARLYKRKAHVYHYTQVRGFEETHFVDSKEVISNVIMRYAELQNQKQTNIPRLQIV, from the exons ATGAGTCAGTTCATCACGGTACAAG TCGGACAATGTGGAAATCAAATCGGTTCAACATTTTGGCCTTTGGCATTACACGAGTATGGTATACAAACAACGAATACTGGGATGAATTTGCTCAGAACTCAACGAAAACACATTGAAAATATAAGCGATTTATCCGATTCGTTCGACAGCTTTCTCTTTGTGCCCGATAATTCGCAGAATTTATGCTTTAAAGATATGATTGATTTAAAGGAAGCAAAAGTTAAAGCCAGG GCTGTATTGATAGACATGGAAGATAGCGTTATAGGAGGATTAATGAAGGGGCCTGTGCGTGATTTGTTTGATCGGGAATGTATCGTAACCAATCACCCAGGATCTGGGAATAATTG GGCTGTAGGTTATTACAACCACGGTGTGGAATACTGTGAAAAATTGGAGGACACCATAAGACGTACAGTAGAAAAATGCTCTAAACTACACGGTTTTCTGATTGTACATTCTCTCGGCGGTGGTACCGGTTCAGGATTAGGAACAGCTGTTTTAAAATTATTAGCCGATAATTATCCTACGATAGATAG ATTAGTATCTTGCGTCTATCCAACTGTTATGCAGGATGTTGTTACCGCTCCATATAATGCGCTATTGGCAACTAGGGAGCTTATAGATTACGCGACGTGCGTATTTCCCATTGAAAATGAATCACTTTTGGACATGTGCGATACGCAACTGAAGAAAAAAGGTAACGCGGATCAGATAAAGTACAATATTAGATGCAAACCATTTCAGGATATGAATAGTATCGTTGCGAATATGCTCCTCCATTTAACTAG CGGATCTAGATTTCCTGGTAGTTTGAATATGGATATGAACGAAATAGCAGGAAATCTTGTAGCGTATCCGAAATTACATTATGTATTTAACAGCGTTAGTCCATTGGCATTAACTGCCCCAATAATGTACAGTACACAGGGAAGAAA GCTACTAGATGAAATATTTACTAATGCGTGGTCACGAAACAATCAATCGATTAAAGTAGATCCGTTGAAACCGGATTCTACGATTTTAAGCGGCGCGCACATTGTTAGAGGGAACTGTTCTATAAATGATTTAAAACGAAACATTGAAAG GTTTCGGAAGAAAGTTACATTCACGGCGTGGAGCAATCAAGCTATGAAAGTAGGCTTGTGTTCCGTACCACCGGCTGGGCATTCAACCTCGCTGTTGTGTCTTTTAAATTCTTCGTCAATGTCATTGCTATTTAACAACGTAGTGAAACAGTTCGCCAGACTGTACAAACGAAAG GCACATGTGTATCATTATACGCAAGTACGTGGCTTCGAAGAGACGCATTTCGTCGATAGTAAAGAAGTTATCTCAAATGTAATTATGCGGTACGCCGAGCTGCAAAATCAGAAGCAAACGAATATTCCTCGGTTACAGATCGTTTAA
- the Vps60 gene encoding vacuolar protein sorting 60: MNRLFGRPKPKEPPPSLTDCIAGVDSRADSAEKKILKLDAELKKYKDQMVKMREGPAKNAVKAKALRVLKQRKMYEAQVDNLRQQAFNMEQANYATQTLKDTQATVVAMKDGVKQMQKEFKNINIDQIEDIQDDLSDMLEQADEVQEALGRSYGVPDIDEDELAAELEALGDDLAIDEDTSYLDDAIKAPSAPDKEPGANSVRNKDGVLVDEFGLPQIPAS; this comes from the exons ATGAACAGACTTTTTGGTCGACCCAAACCTAAGGAACCACCGCCGAGTCTCACCGATTGTATCGCTGGG GTCGACAGCAGGGCGGACTCTGCGGAAAAGAAGATATTAAAATTAGACGCGGAATTGAAAAAGTACAAAGATCAAATGGTTAAAATGAGAGAAGGACCTGCAAAGAATGCGGTAAAGGCTAAAGCGTTGCGCGTTTTGAAGCAGCGTAAAATGTACGAAGCACAGGTGGATAATTTACGTCAACAGGCATTTAACATGGAACAAGCGAATTATGCGACTCAAACTCTGAAAGATACTCAAGCCACTGTAGTTGCCATGAAAGATGGGGTTAAACAAATGCAAAAGGAATTCAAAAACATAAATATAGATCAAATCGAG GATATTCAAGACGATCTGTCGGATATGCTGGAACAAGCCGACGAAGTACAAGAAGCATTGGGTCGCAGCTACGGTGTGCCAGATATAGACGAGGATGAATTAGCCGCCGAGCTGGAAGCCCTAGGGGACGATTTAGCTATCGACGAGGACACCAGTTACTTGGACGATGCTATTAAAGCACCTAGCGCTCCTGATAAGGAACCTGGAGCGAATTCTGTCAGGAATAAG GACGGTGTTCTGGTAGACGAGTTTGGTTTGCCGCAAATACCAGCTAGTTAA